Below is a genomic region from Paenibacillus rhizovicinus.
GATGGACGGCTCCATCCAGGCGGCGGTTTGGGATCGGCTGCTGAATATGCCGGCGTCGTTCTTCCGTCAGTTTACGGCAGGCGACTTGTCGAGCAGGGCCAACAGCATCGGCACCATTCGGAAACTGCTGTCCGGCGTGGCGGTAACGGCGATCTTCTCGGGCCTGTTCTCCAGCTTCAACTTCTTCCTGCTGTTTCATTACGACGTGAAGCTGGCGATTACGGCCGCGTTTCTCGTGCTCGTTCCGATGCTGGTCACCGTTGGCGTCGGCATCCTGCAGGTTCGCAAGCAGCGCGTGCTTCTTCGCGTGCAGGGCAGGCTCGCGGGAACCGTCCTGCAGATCATCGACGGCATCTCGAAGTTCCGGATGGCGGGCGCGGAGAAGCGGGCCTTCTTCTTATGGGCCAAGCTGTTCGGCGAGATGAAACAAACCTCGTTCCAAGCGAGGACAATCAGCAATATCCATGCCGTATTCAATGCATTCTTCCCTATTATTACCTCGGTCGTCCTGTTTTATTTGGTCGGGACGAACGCGCAGAGCTTAAGCGCGGGGCAGTTTATCGCGTTCTTCTCGGCCTTCTCTTCCTTCCTGGGGGCAATGCTCGCCATGTCGACCGCCATCGTATCCATGATCAACATCGTGCCGCTGTTCGAGCGCACGAAGCCGATTCTGCATACGGTGCCCGAAGTGAACGAGGCGATGGACGATCCGGGCGAGCTCTCGGGCGGCATTGAAGTCCGGCACGTTAACTTCCGTTACGCCGCGGAGCAGCCGTTCGTGCTGAACGATCTGTCGTTGACCATCCGTCCGGGCGAATTCGTCGCGCTGGTCGGCGCATCGGGATGCGGCAAGTCCTCCTTGCTGCGGCTGCTGCTCGGATTCGAGAAAGCGGAGGCAGGCTCGATCTTCTATGACGGGCAGGACGTGAAGTCGCTCGATATCCGCAACGTCCGCAATCAGCTCGGCGTGGTGCTGCAGCACGGCAAGGTCATGGCAGGCGATATTTACGCCAACATTGTCGGTTCGTCTAACCTCACGCATGAGGATGCTTGGGAAGCCGCTCGCATGGCGGGGCTCGACCAGGACATCCAGCAGATGCCGATGGGCATGCACACCGTCATCTCCGAAGGCGGCGGCACGTTGTCGGGCGGCCAGCGGCAGCGCCTGCTTATTGCGCGGGCACTCGCCAGAAGGCCGAAGATTCTCTTCTTCGACGAGGCGACGAGCGCGCTGGACAATCGTACGCAGGCCGTCGTCAGCGAAAGCCTCGAGAAGCTGCGCGCGACGCGCGTCGTGATCGCCCACCGCCTGAGCACGATCATGAACGCGGACCGGATCTTCGTCCTGGACAAAGGCCGGCTGGTTCAAGCGGGAACCTACGCGGATTTGATGGAGCAGGAAGGTTTGTTCGCGGAGCTCGCCAAGCGGCAGCTGGCTTAAGAACCGAAGGCGGTATCGGGCCGCTGCCTGGCGATCCATCGTGTTTGCCAGGCGGATGATCAATCCATTTTAGGAGGAATTATCGATGAGTTGGACCCAGGAAACGTTCCAGGAAGCAGTAAGGAAAGTAAGTGAACGGGCGGCGGTCGACGCGGCCTTCAGAAGCCTGTGCGTCAGCGACATCCATGCGGCGATTCAACAGGAGAGCGGCATCGAAGTGCCGTCAAGCTTCAAGATCGGCGTGCTCGATCCTTCGGCGAATCAGCTCAATATCGTCATCCCTCCGGTCGCGCTGGAAGAAGGCGAGCTGCAAGAAGACGAGCTGGAGAGCGTAGCGGGCGGAGTCAAAGGAACGCTGGCCGACGGCTCCGGTGAAATCCCGAGAGACAGCGTGGGGATCATTCCCGAGCTGCCCGGTTCGGGCGGCATGATTTTTTTCGGCAGCTTTCCCAAGTAAACCGTGAATCATCGCGGCATTTCGGAGTTGACCTGAATGAGGTGCAATGGGCTTGCGGGCGAGTCGGAGATGATCGGATTCGCCCCGCAATGCGGGCTGCCGCGGAGGATTCCTATTCATTGGCGGCAGCCATAACGAGCGTTCATGCTCCCGGCCACTCGCCGGGTTTATGATAAATATGATTTATTAGGAGGCGTCTTTGATGAGTTGGTCAAAAGAAGCGGTCGAAGAAGCAATAAGCAAAGTCGGAGCAAGAGCGAAGACGGATTTGGAATTCAGAAGCCTGTGCGTGAGCAACATTCATGCGGCCATTCAGCAAGAAACCGGTCTTGAAGTGCCGGCTAGCTTCAAAATCGGCGTGCTGGATCAATCGGCGAACCAACTGAACATTATTTTGCCTCCGATCGCCAAGGAAGAAGACGAGTTACTGGAAAGCGAACTGGAAAGCGTGGCGGGCGGCAGCAAATCCGGTGCGACCGATTTCTTCGAAGGCATCGCGGTCGGGATCGTTTCCGTTGCGGTCGGCGAGCAGGTCGATAGCAATTCTTCCGAAGGAACGGCGGGCAATATTATCGGTCAAGTTATCGGTTCGCCGATTCGTATCATTTCCTAATCCATTATTACAAAGCGGAGGTAGCTTATGAGCTGGACGAAAGAAGCAGTCGAGGAAGCGGTAAGAAAAGTTGGCGCAAGAGCGGCAACGGATTTGGAATTCAGAAGCCTGTGCGTTAGCAATATCCATGCGGCGATTCAGCAAGAAAGCGGCATCGAGGTGCCGGCCAGCTTCACGATCGGCGTGCTGGATCAATCGGCGAACCAGCTGAACATTATTCTGCCTCCTGTCGCAAGGGAAGCGGACGAGCTGCTCGAGAGCGAACTGGAAAGCGTGGCGGGCGGCAGCAAAGCCGGCGCGAACGACTTCTTCAGCGGCGTAGGATCGGGTGCGCTGGCGATGTTCGGCGAAGACACCGGCTTCCGCGGCAACAGCTCCGAAGCGACTGCCGGCGCTGCAATCGGCGCCATTCTGATGTTGCCTGCTGCACTGGCTCAATAATCCGTTGACGTCCGTGCCGGCGAATTTGCCATTGTTTTGACAATATGGCCTGGCTGCGGAGAATCCCGAGAGATCGGGGTTCTTCCCGCAAGCGGCGTATGCGCCGCTGCCGGGAAAGATTGAACCGCTCCATTAACTCGGACCATAATTGGCGATTCGGTGCGCTTGAGCGTGCGTGAACGTTCTTCCACATATATGCATTTACTCGGACGGCAGGAGGCTGAAGTCGTGATCCGGAAACGCATTTCCTTCTCTCTTCACTGGCTGCGGTCGATATGGGCCATTATCGCGGCCATCGGCGCCGGTGTCATGGCAGGCTTGTATCAGCCTCGTTTTGCCGGGGAGCTGATTCCTTACGGGAACTTATATTTATCCTTTCTGAAAATGTGCGTCATCCCGATCATGGTCACCGCCATCGTATCCAGCGTCGGGCGGCTGTTCATGTCGAAGGGGACGGGCAAGGTGCTGCGGCGGATGATCCTCGTCTTTCTGGCCGGACTGCTCTTGGCCGGCATTCTTGGACTAGGAGCGGGCCTGCTTGGCAAGCCCGGCGAAGGCTTCTCTTCGAATCAGCGTACGGTGCTGGGGCAGGAGGTCTTGGACAGGGAGCCGGCTGCCGAATCGGCGGATGCCGCAGCATCGGGGAACGGACTGCTCCAATTCGTGTTCGACCTCATTCCGTCCAACATCTTCATTGCGCTCGGACAGGGCAACAGCCTGCAAATCCTCTTCTTCTCCGTTGTGGTCGGCATTGCCGTCGGGCTGCTCTCGGTTCACTCGGGCGATCAATTCCTCTTCATGACGGATCTGCTGTTCAAAGCCTTTCAACGCATTATCTCATGGGCGATGTACGTGCTGCCGTTCGGGATGTTCTGCATGATGGCCGGCCAGATCGCCGGCGCGGGGGCAGACCTGCTGCTGGCCATGGTCAAATACATCGCCTGCATCTATGGCGCCTGCCTGGTGCTGCTGCTGGCCGGCATCTGGATCGTGTCGGCTGCGTTAAGGAGGCCGCTTCTATCCGTCGTACGCGGCTTGAAGGAACCGCTCTGGATCGCATTCGGCACGCAGAACAGCATCGCCACGATGCCGTACGTGCTGGAAACGCTGAAGAGCCGATTCAGGCTGAATGCGAATACGGTCAATCTGGTCGTGCCGCTCGGCATCGTGCTATGCCGGTACAGCATGGTGCTGACGTATACGACGGGCATCGTGTTCATTGCGCAATTATACGGCGTATCGTTAGGGCCGCAAGGGCTGCTGGTCGCGTTGTTCGGTTCGATTCTGACGGCTGTCGCCGGTGCGGGGTCTCCGGGCATCGTGTCCATCGCCATGATCTCGCTGATCGCGAATCCGCTGCATCTTCCGTACGCCACGGGGGTCATTCTGTTGATGGCCGTGAATCCCATTATCGACCCCGGCGTGACGACGGCGAGCGTCATGATGAACTGCGTCTCGACCGTCATGATTGCCGGAGCGGAGGAAGATGCGGAAGGAACTCGATTCGACGAGTCGGCTAAGGAGCGCGGCAGTGCTTTGCAAACGGAATAAGCGAGGGGGATGTTCATGTTAATCGTCAAGCGGTTGGACCCAGCGGCGTGCATGCCCTATGAGACGCTGACTTATCATTACGCGCGTTCGCTGCTGTACCGGGAGGATGGAGGCCGGACGAGCTTCGCCGTCGGGGCGGAATGGACGGAATGGTCGGAAGGGACAAGCAAAGCGAAGGCGGTCGGCCTGGTCGTCATTCATTTCCGGGAGGACGGCGGGAACGCGGAGGTCGTCTCGGTCTTCGTCAAAGCGGCCTATCGCCGGCAAGGCATCGGGACGGCGCTGCTTCGCGAAGCGGAACGGATTCTCCGGGACATGCCATGCGAGCGGCTGTCGTTTACGTATTATTCGGGCAAGGCCATTACGCCTGCCGTGGAAGCTTTTCTGCATCGCGAAGGCTGGTCTGAACCCGTTTCGGAGGGAAAAGTGTACCAGACCGACAAACGCATCGCGGATGCGGCTTGGATTCGGAAGACCGCCATGCCGAAGGGCATGCGTTCCTTCTATTGGCACGAGATCGGCCCGGAGGAGAAGGCGCGCCTGCTGGAAGCGGAGGGCAGCCTGTACCCGGCTTTTCTCTCGCCGTTCAAATCCAAGCTGCCGGCGGAGGAGAGCAACAGCCTCGGCCTGCGGCTTCACGGGGAAACGGTGGGCTGGTGCATGACCTATCGCATCGCCGACGATACCGTGCTCTACGACAGCGTTTATGTAACGCCGGAGCTGCGCTTGTCCGGCTGTGCATTCATGCTGATCGCGCAATCGATCTCCATCCAGCTGGAACGCGGCATCCCCAAAGCGATCTTCGCCGTGAATAACGAAGCGCCGTTCATGCGCAAAATGCTGGATCGCTGGCTTATGCCTTATGCGACGGGCGTTTCGGAGCGACGGGCGGCGTATAAAACAATCATGACGACAAGGGGGCAGGCGCATGGCGGCAGCATTGGATAGACGGCGCGTCGCGATTACCGGCATGGGCATTCTCGGCGCCCTCGGCGATACCTTCGAAGACGTGCTATCCCGCATGCGGGAAGGCGAGACGGGCATCGGACCGATCGGGCGGTTTCCGACGGCCCGGCTGCACAGCGGGATCGGCGCCGAGCTGAGAACGGACAAGGCGGCGACGTTCTTCACGGAGGCGCAGCGGCAGAAGTACGATCTCTGCGCGCAGTACGCGATCATGGCCGCGGATCAAGCGCTTCGGGACAGCGGGCTGCCTCGGGGGCCGGCGAAAGGAACGCGGATGGGCGCCGCGCTCGGCACGTGCAACGGCGGCATATTATCGCTGGAAGCGCAATGGACGGTAACGGAGCTGGATGACGAGCGGACGGGGCGCTATCCGTTCTACCAGCAGGGGGACGACGTTGCGGATTATTTCCGGCTGAACGGACCCGTAACGACCATCCATACGGCTTGCGCGGCGAGCGGCAATGCCATCGGCTACGCGTACGACATGATTCGCTGGGGCTATGCGGATACCATGCTGGCCGGCGGTTCCGATCCTTTATCGCACGCGGTGTATGCCGGCTTCAACGTGCTGCGGGCATTAAATCCCGCGCCGGCTTCCCCGTTCGCCAGCCATTTCGGACTGAGCTTGGGCGAAGGAGCGGCGTTCGTCGTGCTGGAGCCGCTGGAGCGCGCGCTGGAACGGGGGGCGACGATCTATGCGGAGCTGTGCGGCTACGGGCTGAGCAACGATGCCTACCATGAGACGGCGCCCGACCCGGAAGGCCGGGGAATCGGGACGGCTGCCGCGATGGCTTTGCGCCATTCGGGTGTATCCCCATCGCAAATCGAATACATCAATGCGCACGGAACGGGTACGCAGGCTAACGATCAAGCGGAGATCAAAGGGCTGCGCAGCGTATTCGGGGAACGTTTGGACGGCATTCCGCTCAGCTCGAGCAAAGCGTATTTCGGCCATGCGCTCGGGGCTGCGGCCGTCATTGAATTGACCACCTCGCTGTATGCGATCCGACATGGCCTGCTGCCGGCGACGCTGCATTACGACGAGCCGAGGGCAGGCTGCGAAGGGCTGAACATCATCGCCAACGATATGGCCGAGGGCAAGCCGCGCTTCATCATGAACAACAATTCGGCATTCGGCGGCCATAATTCGTCCATCGTGGCCAAGACAAGCTTGGCTGACGATGAAGCGGCGGTCGTGTCTGCGTATAACCCGAAACGAAGGATCGGCATCGTCGGCATCGGTGCCGTTATCGGCAGCAGCGTGCGGCAAGGGAGCGTCTCCGACCCAATTCGCCGCGCCGACCAAGACGCGGCAGAGCTGCCGAAGGCGGGGGCATGCACGTTCTCGTTGAAGGCGTTCGATCCAAGCCGGTACGAACGGCGGATGAACCGGTTGTGCCAATTCAGCATCGGCGCGGTACGGACGGCGATCGCGGATGCGGGCTGGGCTGACGGCGGGCAGGCGCTCGACGGCCCGCCCGAGCGGGCGATCGGCTTTATCTGCGGCACCTCGCGGGGAAGCACCGATAGTATCGGCAAGTTTCTGAACAGCGTGTTCATGAACGGGCCGGAATTCGCGAGCAGCATTTATTTTCCGTATACGGTCATCAACTCGATCGCCGGCAAAACGGCGGAGAAGCTGGCGCTCGGCGGCTTCAGCAGCTCGCTCAGCAGCGGCGGGGCAGAAGGCATCATGGCCGCGGCTTATGCCTGCGGCAGCATTCGCAGCGGCGTGCACGACCGGTTCCTTATCGCCGCCGGCGAGGAACGGTCGGGCCTCTCGGAGCAGATCGACCGGGCCAAAGGCTTGACGGAGAGCCGCTTCCGCCCGCTCGAGGGCAGCGTTTGCCTGGCTTTGACGGATTTGGATGTCGCCTTGCAGGGCGGGCAGCCGGTCATGGCGGAACTGCAAGGCTTCGGCATGGCTTATGGAGAAGGTGCGCTGGCAGCCGCCATCGATGGCGCGCTGACGGAAGCGGGATTGCTGCCGGAGCAGGTCGAAGGCGTGCTGCTCGACGGTGCGGGCCGTCCGGGCGAGTGGGAAGCTCAGCTGCAGATCGTGCGCGCGCGGCTTGCGGGACCGGACATCCTGATCGAAAGCGTGAACGAGCGATACGGGTACGGCGAATCGGTCGGTTCCATGCTGGCGCTCGAAGCTGCCGCCGAATGGGTGAAACCCGGCGCGATGCGGCATGTGCTGGCCATAGGCATATCGGTGAACGGCAATGCGGCTGCCGCCGTAATCGGGGCGGTCGACAAACAATCAGATGAAGCGGAGGAGATCGCATGAAGAACTGGAGCACGATTTCATTGGAGGAGATCAAGGAGACGGTGAAGCAGAAGCTGCTGATCGAGCGGCTGGAGCTGGAAGACGTGACGGCGGCGGACATCGATGACGACATGCCTTTGTTCGGAGAAGGCCTCGGGCTCGATTCGGTCGAAGCGTTCGAGATCATGGTGGGGCTGGAGGTCGTGTTCGGCGTCATGGTCGAGGGCATTGCCGCGGATCAATTGAAGGAGCATTTGTACAATGCGTCTTCCATCGCCAAGTTCATCGAAGCCAGCGTCCGGGAGCAGGCCGAGCTTCGGCCGGCGGCCGGAAGCCTATGAACAATGAAGACGGCGCGCTGACGCTTCAGAATCGGGTTGCCGTCATAACGGGGGCTACGCGGGGCATCGGAAGAGCGGTGTGGGAACGGTTCGCGGAAGCGGGAGCGACCGTTATCGGCGTCTATGCCAGGAGCGGGGAGATTGCGGCGAAGCTGGAGGCGGAGATGGCGTCGAGGTCGATTGCCGGCCGCTTCTATCGGGGCTCGGTGGATGACCCGGTCTTCGTAAGAACGCTAATGCGGCAGGTGAAGGCGCAGTTCGGGCGCATCGATATCCTGGTGAACAATGCCGGCATCACGCGGGATAATTTGGCCATGCGGATGACCGTCGAAGAATGGGATGCCGTGCTGCATACGAATTTGCAGGGCACCTTGCTGTGCGCCGCGGAAGCAATCCCGTACATGCGGCAGCAGGGCGGCGGCGCTGTCATTAATGTCGTTTCCGTCTCCGGCCTCCATGGCAGGGAAGCGCAGGTAAACTACAGCACGGCCAAAGGTGCCGTGGTCGGCCTGACGAAGCTGCTGGCCCGGCGTCATGCGCGGGAAGGCATCCGCGTCAACGCGGTAGCGCCCGGCATGATCGCCACCGAGATGACGGAGCAGATCCCTCCTGCCAAGCTGGATAATTTCCTCCATCACACGAATCTGGGACGCCAAGGCACGGCCGACGAGATCGCGGCCGCGATCCTTCCGCTAGCCAGCGGTGCATCGGGTTATCTGTCCGGGCAGGTATTGCGAGTGGACGGAGGTTTTCTGCGATGAATGCTGCGATGAATAAGGCGGTCTTGATTACGCCATCCGGCAAGCCGTTCGAGCGGGAAGTGCTGAACGGTCTGCTGGAGCGGGGCTGTTCGGTTGCTTTGCCGGTCGCGGATGCCGAAGAGGCGAATGGGTATATGGAAGGATTGAGCGAATCGAACCGCTCGCGGTTCATTCCGTTGATCGGCGCCTCGGACGACGAGGCGGGAATCGTGGAAACGGTCGGCCGGGCCATTCGTCATATGGGCGGACTGGATATGCTGATCCACGGCGCGGCGATCGTAGACGAAGACGCTTGTTACGACGCCGATCCCGCAGCCTTCGGCCGGCAGACGTCGGCCGCGCTTCGCTCCCGCATGCTCTACAGCCGTGCGGCTGCCGCGCATATGGCTAGGGATAAGAAGGGGCATATCGCCTTCCTCCTGCTCGCGGACAGTCTGTATTACGCGGACTATCCGTCTTCGCCGGTCTTGAACCATGGCACGATCGCCATGATGAAGACGCTGGCGAAGGAGCTGTCGCCGTTCCGAATCGCGGTCAATGCCGTTACGTGCGGCTGTTATGCGGATCCGGAGGAGCGGACGGATCGGAAAGCGCTGAAGCAGAAGCTGGAAATCCATGCGCTGAAGCCGTACTTGCCGCAGCCGCAGGAGCTGGTTGCCGCTTCGCTCGACTGGCTGCTCCATGTACCCGAGCGTCTCGTAAGCGGGCAGAACATGCATATCGGGGCGGGGATGGATACCTTTATTTAACAGGTGCGGAAAGGGAGGCGTGACAGGTGATTCTAGGTGTCGGCATGGATCTCGTGGACATCGACCGGTTCCATAAGATGGCGAACGAGAATGAGTGGCTGTCGGAGCGCTTGTTGACGGACAACGAAAATATGGCTTTTATGGCGCTGACCCATCCGCATCGCCGCGCGGAATGGCTCGCCGGCCGTTTTGCGGCTAAGGAAGCGCTCATGAAGGCGCTCGGCTTGGCGCTGCCGAAGGGGATCGGCATGCGGGATATCGAGGTGCTGCCCGATCACTGGGGCAAACCGGTGATCGTGCTGTCTCAGGCCGTCCACAGGCAAATGAACGTCCCGTACGTCTGCCATCTTAGCATTACTCATACGGCAACGACTGCTGGGGCGGTCGTCGTCGTCGAGCAGAGGATGGACGTATGATCGCAGGGAGAGGGGGGCAGCCGGAGCTTGTTGCGGGTAAGATGCGCTATCCGTTGGCGTGCCTGCTGCTGTGCGGACTGATGATCCTGACGGCCTGCAGCCCAAGCAGCGCTTCGAACAGTCTCTCCGCTGCGAAGGAAGAGACGAATCCGTTCGTCGTGACGACGGCGAAGCGATCGGTTACGGATGCGGAACTGGCGGCCTTGCCTCCGGGGATGAGAGCCATTCATGAGCGGGGGAAGCTGCGGGTCGCCATGCCTTCAGCCGACCGCAAGCCGTTCTTTTACCGCGATGACGGCGGTCGTCTCGCGGGAAGCGACGTGGAGCTGGCGGCGGATGTCGCGGCCCAAATGGGAGTGGATGTCGAATACGTGCGCACGGCATCTTCCTTCGATGAAGTCGTGAACCAAGTGGCTTCCGGGCAGGCGGACATCGCCTTGTCGAAGCTCAGCGCAACGCTGCCCAGGGCGCAGAAGGTGATGTTCTCGAATCCGTACCTGACGCTGCATCAGGGCCTCCTGCTGAACCGGCTTGCCCTGGCCCGGCTAGGCTCCGCGAGCGCGGACCCGATGGAGCATCTCCGTCAAACGGATATTCGAATCGGCGTCATCGCCGGCACATCGTATGTCAGCTATGCGGGCCTGTTGTTTCCGAAAGCCCGGATCGTCCAGTTTCCGACTCCCCAGGAAGCGATGAATGCAGTGCTCCGGGGAGAGGTTGCGGCGATCTATTACGACGAGCTGCAATTGAAGCAGCTGATTACGGACAATCCGGGCGACTCCATCGACCTGCAGCTGCACATCATGCAGGATCAGGTCGATCTGATCGCGGTGGCCGTGCCGCCGGACGATGCGCAGCTATTGGCGTGGATGAACTTGTATTTGCAAACCAATCAGGCGCGCATCGACAGCCTGTTGAAGTATTACGCAGTGAAATGAGCATACGCCGTATGGAGAGGGCATCCCGGTTTTACCTATCCGAGAACAACGTTTGGTTGTGCGAGTGCGTACCGTGGTCTTATATATCCGTCGAGGAAGGCACCTAGCGTCGAGGTATCTTTCTTTCTGTCCGTTTACCACGCATTCGTTTAGCCCAAGCAGCCCAAGCAAAACGCGCGCCGTTTGAATTTGCTACCATTACGGAACTAGGTGAAGTGACCGATCGGAGGGGGATCTCTTGTCCAAACCAGGCGTTTCCATTATTACGTGCACGAATCACCCCGACTTCTTGATGAACATCCTGAACAACTACCGCAACCAGCGTTACGCGCGCAAAGAATTGATCATCATTATTAATAAAGACAGCATTAACGCAAAGGAATGGCGGCGCAAGGCCGCCGGTTATCCTCATGTAACCATCTACCAAGTACCGGAGCGAATCTCGCTCGGCCAATGCTTGAACTGCGGCATCTGCAGAGCCAAATATCCGCTCATTACGAAATTCGACCACGACGATTTCTATTCGCCGTACTATTTAAGGGAGCAGGTCAATGCGCTC
It encodes:
- a CDS encoding dicarboxylate/amino acid:cation symporter codes for the protein MIRKRISFSLHWLRSIWAIIAAIGAGVMAGLYQPRFAGELIPYGNLYLSFLKMCVIPIMVTAIVSSVGRLFMSKGTGKVLRRMILVFLAGLLLAGILGLGAGLLGKPGEGFSSNQRTVLGQEVLDREPAAESADAAASGNGLLQFVFDLIPSNIFIALGQGNSLQILFFSVVVGIAVGLLSVHSGDQFLFMTDLLFKAFQRIISWAMYVLPFGMFCMMAGQIAGAGADLLLAMVKYIACIYGACLVLLLAGIWIVSAALRRPLLSVVRGLKEPLWIAFGTQNSIATMPYVLETLKSRFRLNANTVNLVVPLGIVLCRYSMVLTYTTGIVFIAQLYGVSLGPQGLLVALFGSILTAVAGAGSPGIVSIAMISLIANPLHLPYATGVILLMAVNPIIDPGVTTASVMMNCVSTVMIAGAEEDAEGTRFDESAKERGSALQTE
- a CDS encoding GNAT family N-acetyltransferase, encoding MLIVKRLDPAACMPYETLTYHYARSLLYREDGGRTSFAVGAEWTEWSEGTSKAKAVGLVVIHFREDGGNAEVVSVFVKAAYRRQGIGTALLREAERILRDMPCERLSFTYYSGKAITPAVEAFLHREGWSEPVSEGKVYQTDKRIADAAWIRKTAMPKGMRSFYWHEIGPEEKARLLEAEGSLYPAFLSPFKSKLPAEESNSLGLRLHGETVGWCMTYRIADDTVLYDSVYVTPELRLSGCAFMLIAQSISIQLERGIPKAIFAVNNEAPFMRKMLDRWLMPYATGVSERRAAYKTIMTTRGQAHGGSIG
- a CDS encoding beta-ketoacyl-[acyl-carrier-protein] synthase family protein: MAAALDRRRVAITGMGILGALGDTFEDVLSRMREGETGIGPIGRFPTARLHSGIGAELRTDKAATFFTEAQRQKYDLCAQYAIMAADQALRDSGLPRGPAKGTRMGAALGTCNGGILSLEAQWTVTELDDERTGRYPFYQQGDDVADYFRLNGPVTTIHTACAASGNAIGYAYDMIRWGYADTMLAGGSDPLSHAVYAGFNVLRALNPAPASPFASHFGLSLGEGAAFVVLEPLERALERGATIYAELCGYGLSNDAYHETAPDPEGRGIGTAAAMALRHSGVSPSQIEYINAHGTGTQANDQAEIKGLRSVFGERLDGIPLSSSKAYFGHALGAAAVIELTTSLYAIRHGLLPATLHYDEPRAGCEGLNIIANDMAEGKPRFIMNNNSAFGGHNSSIVAKTSLADDEAAVVSAYNPKRRIGIVGIGAVIGSSVRQGSVSDPIRRADQDAAELPKAGACTFSLKAFDPSRYERRMNRLCQFSIGAVRTAIADAGWADGGQALDGPPERAIGFICGTSRGSTDSIGKFLNSVFMNGPEFASSIYFPYTVINSIAGKTAEKLALGGFSSSLSSGGAEGIMAAAYACGSIRSGVHDRFLIAAGEERSGLSEQIDRAKGLTESRFRPLEGSVCLALTDLDVALQGGQPVMAELQGFGMAYGEGALAAAIDGALTEAGLLPEQVEGVLLDGAGRPGEWEAQLQIVRARLAGPDILIESVNERYGYGESVGSMLALEAAAEWVKPGAMRHVLAIGISVNGNAAAAVIGAVDKQSDEAEEIA
- a CDS encoding phosphopantetheine-binding protein, with the translated sequence MKNWSTISLEEIKETVKQKLLIERLELEDVTAADIDDDMPLFGEGLGLDSVEAFEIMVGLEVVFGVMVEGIAADQLKEHLYNASSIAKFIEASVREQAELRPAAGSL
- a CDS encoding 3-oxoacyl-ACP reductase family protein encodes the protein MNNEDGALTLQNRVAVITGATRGIGRAVWERFAEAGATVIGVYARSGEIAAKLEAEMASRSIAGRFYRGSVDDPVFVRTLMRQVKAQFGRIDILVNNAGITRDNLAMRMTVEEWDAVLHTNLQGTLLCAAEAIPYMRQQGGGAVINVVSVSGLHGREAQVNYSTAKGAVVGLTKLLARRHAREGIRVNAVAPGMIATEMTEQIPPAKLDNFLHHTNLGRQGTADEIAAAILPLASGASGYLSGQVLRVDGGFLR
- a CDS encoding SDR family oxidoreductase; amino-acid sequence: MNAAMNKAVLITPSGKPFEREVLNGLLERGCSVALPVADAEEANGYMEGLSESNRSRFIPLIGASDDEAGIVETVGRAIRHMGGLDMLIHGAAIVDEDACYDADPAAFGRQTSAALRSRMLYSRAAAAHMARDKKGHIAFLLLADSLYYADYPSSPVLNHGTIAMMKTLAKELSPFRIAVNAVTCGCYADPEERTDRKALKQKLEIHALKPYLPQPQELVAASLDWLLHVPERLVSGQNMHIGAGMDTFI
- the acpS gene encoding holo-ACP synthase, which produces MILGVGMDLVDIDRFHKMANENEWLSERLLTDNENMAFMALTHPHRRAEWLAGRFAAKEALMKALGLALPKGIGMRDIEVLPDHWGKPVIVLSQAVHRQMNVPYVCHLSITHTATTAGAVVVVEQRMDV
- a CDS encoding ABC transporter substrate-binding protein, producing the protein MIAGRGGQPELVAGKMRYPLACLLLCGLMILTACSPSSASNSLSAAKEETNPFVVTTAKRSVTDAELAALPPGMRAIHERGKLRVAMPSADRKPFFYRDDGGRLAGSDVELAADVAAQMGVDVEYVRTASSFDEVVNQVASGQADIALSKLSATLPRAQKVMFSNPYLTLHQGLLLNRLALARLGSASADPMEHLRQTDIRIGVIAGTSYVSYAGLLFPKARIVQFPTPQEAMNAVLRGEVAAIYYDELQLKQLITDNPGDSIDLQLHIMQDQVDLIAVAVPPDDAQLLAWMNLYLQTNQARIDSLLKYYAVK